A segment of the Arachis hypogaea cultivar Tifrunner chromosome 5, arahy.Tifrunner.gnm2.J5K5, whole genome shotgun sequence genome:
TGCGGCCCCAAACAGGATTGGACACAATAAGCTGATGCGGCACAAGCCGTTTCTCACGCTTCGTGAGCTTGCGGAAATTGTGAACCTTCAACCTCGCAATCTTCGCCTCTTCTTCAGCGGTTATTTCTCTTACTACAACTGTTAGCCGGCATTCCGGTTTGACTTTGATGCCGGCTCTTCCTTTGGAATGGTAAGAAACTTTCTTCCGGAATAATCCTTTTCCAACAAACGCTTCAGCTGCAAGAAATATGAAACAGCATCAGCACGGATTTAAACAAAGTGGCTAAACAAATTAAGTTACACAATTGCAAAATTTGAAGCGTTACCAACAATGAGGCGCTCTGCATCCAATCCATGATTATTTACGGCATTTCCTTGGGCTTGAGTAATACCCTGCAGTGCTTataactttaaaacataagtttccaATTCTGCATTTCCCAGCACAGATCATGGAAAAGGAGGAACAATCCCATAGAATTAGATAATGGTAATATTAAGGGGAAGAAGTGATGAAATTTTGGGAGCTGAAATATATGTAGGAAACAAACTACAAGTGCAGtgcgtaataataataataataataaaggcagCTCTGTAGACAAGCATCTCGTGTTAATGCAGGATCCTAGAAAGGCCGCACCAAAAGGGCGTAATGTAGGCAGCCTAACCTGATAATTACATAAGTAGCCAATTCCACGGCTTGAACCCGTGACCTTGAGGCCACACGGAAAcaactcaacaacaacaacaataaggcCCTTGAAATTGTGGACCGAAGTGGAGGAGAAAAAATTGAGCAATCCAGAAAGCAAAAAATGTAGAAAATGATAGAGAAGGACATAAGGTAGCTAGAGAGAAAGCACAACAACATTGAAAGTACCTGAAGGTAAGAAAGAAGTTGATCTTTATGGTCTATTTTGTGAATGAATGAATCTGTGACTTTAGAGAGTTGCAGATATATTGCTAAGATACAAGGCTTAATGACCGACTACACCAACAGCTGAACTTGTTCTAAGGAAATACGAACTCTTGGTTAGAAACCAATGAGGGCAGATAAATCAACAGCCTAGCCTTGATGCTGTATGGTGCTTTAGAAGAAGCAATTGAATACTCTTAGTTTTGTCTACACAAAGAAATGAAAATACAGTGTAATACCACTTATTACCTGATATACAGTTCTTGAAGCTCGCTTTACTGTCACTTGCAATTGCAGCAATGCATCTTTAACCAGCATACCACGAACCAAAGCAGCAACCAAGTTGACCTTCTTAGGACTCTGAGAAAGCACGTTGAAAAATAAGGTAATCAGTCATATATGCTAACTGGACCACAGAAAAACAGAAACCCAGAAATTATGATCATGTTTCCATAGCATTCAATCCAAGGGTGGCTTTTCGTTGACCAGAAAATTATGCTGACTGAAGAAACACAGAAAGTTTCTCAAAAAGTAGGCAGAGGCACCATTTGACTTGGTGACCTGGTATTCTCTATGGGCACGCTCAGAGATGCTCAACCAATGGTCTCAGGATGAAACAGATCATGTTAtacttttcagttttcaaactaTTGCTATACTGCAGTCTGAACTAGCTAACATTGTATTTTAAGCAGTTACTTCAGAATGACCCATATTACCAGGGGAAAAAATGATATCCATAAGCAATTCACGATATATTGGCAATTTGGCATTGACAAAATCACTGCAGCACCAAATGTTATGCTGTTAAAACTGAATTATCCataataatataacaataatTGTGAATGGCATGAAAGGCATTTCATAGTTAGTGCAAGCATTTGAGTTGAGTTGAGTTGTGTATCATATCGTCAAGCATGAAATGCCCAATGGTTATAAGGCATTTCAAAAGTTCAGGAATCTTCGAAAATCTTACTTCAAGATAAAATGGAAATAATGATTATAAAGAATATTACATACAAAAACTGATAAATCGAGGTAGAAATGAATACAGTCAGCACAATGGCAGTGACTGAACCTGTTAAGCAGGAACAATTTCCTTGTCTAAATCATAATAGTTTTGTTAAAAGCACCTTTCAGGATGAAAGATTGATGTTTTAATAGGAGTTTCTCTCTCAGACGTTTTTAGACACTAGAAAGTAGAAACCTGCGCTTCAatcatatttattgttttttttttctcttgtaaGAAGCATCTCTCAGTCCTCTCATTTTCTGTTAGACTACTTCATAATAGGGTTGTCTTAATAAAGGGGTTCGTTTGTTGTTGCTTTTGGAAGAAGTACCATTTTCAAAACAGAGTCAGAGGCAGAAGTACAAATCATAGACATgcttttttattaaaatgaaaTGGAATTAAACTATTTGAATGATAAGTACTCTTtagcataaattaaagaaaaccaATGAAATCAAAAGATTTGTGTCATGTCCATAATGTAAATTGAGCAATTACTTAAGAAATACAAGATAACAGAATTACACAAGGGAAAAAAACAAACCTGCTTTATTTTTGACATTACTGCTTGAACTCTTTCTTTCTTAACAGGTGTCTGCTTCTGGTCTTGAGCTTCTTTGCTACCCAAAAAGGAAGTTAAGGCTAACGGGGAGGAAGTTGGTGTTTGTTCCAGATTTGATGACTTAGAAAGCAAACAGGTAGAACCCGAAATTCCCTAAAACAAAAGAACCGTGTAAACTCCAACTATCTGTCAATAGAGTTTAAGTAGAGAGCTTATAACGTGATATGATCAGTCACAATGTAAATCAAAACCTGGTATTGGAAAGAGTGATAAACAGGGCTACGACTTGAAATTGAGGGCAATAGTATTGTTCTTGCTGTCAATGTCGTCAGACCCTTACCTACAATGTACAGAAATAGGTTTTCTACAGTATTtaataaaacctaaaaaaataagagtaaagcATGAACAACTTCACCTAGTTTGCAAGAAGGAAATAGTTAAAAACATAAATCACCAACCttggggagatgaggtggtagCAGTGTGTGCAATTTGACGAAAAACTGGCAAGAAATGCCTTTGCCACTGGACCATGATTACAATGCACTCTTTCTGTAAAGTACAACCACAATATGAATAGGTTGTTTAAGGAAATTAAAAAACGAAGCAAATTTATCAAATGTCATACAAAGTTTAGGATCACAAGAACAATATTCAAATCaactattttttctttaaatataacTAGCGGCTCAAATGGCACCGTAGAACCTAGTGATGGCAATGGGTCCCATGGGGGCGGGGACATGCTCCGTCCCCGTCTCCATGGCTGTGTTTGTTTATGagaacaggacaggacaagacactaatggacagagacacaaaattttgtgttcttgtattctgtttggtgataaacaaaaacaaattatgaaaatccaatttattctcattttttttcattcaaaaaatttgagatgaaaaatataataataaaaaatataattataaaaaattaacaagaataatgaaagaaaaaatgaaaaataagttgtgttccttgttagtgtctctgtgtccttcctgtcaggatggacacaaaatacactaattcagtgtctctggaccAAAATTctaagaaccggaccggtcatcaaaccgttctagtcactggttcattagtttattggtccaaccggtccaaccagtggttcaaccgaaaaaaccgttttagaatagaataataaattataaatatgcaAGTATTAAGTTGAGGGTATAGGGTAGTATGAAATTTTTCTAATGAAATACAATTCCTCATCAGTAcacaaaatgttaaaaaaaatatctgaCAAGAATAGAAAGAATATCAAATGAATTATCATAaatacaactaaaaaaaaaacatagtacTTGGATAAATAAATTTGATAACATTATTAATAACAAAGTTGGCAGTGGACTAGTGCTAGAAAGGCTTTCACCAAATGAAGGTGCATACAGGCTTTAAGAGACAATAGACTTGGGTTTGTGCAGCAGCATTTTGGATGAGTTGCTTTGAAGACCATTTGGTGAAACTAAACTTTGAATAGGTACAATACAAGCTTCACCAAATGCTCATAACACACAAAGACAGTTTCTCAAGATACATAAATAAGTGCTCATCCTCTGAAAATAATCATTTGAATTGGTTTAAGGCAGGAAAAAATGACCATAAGTCTCTTTACCCAAGTCAAAATAAACAACCATATCTGAACTCAACAATCAGCATTCAGCACCAAACATTAcaaaacattaaccaataatcacaCTAAACCTGCAACCGGCAATTACAATACAGCAACAAACATTAGTACATTATAAAACATTCCAAAACAGTGATGACACTAAACCTGCATAGTAAATAATCTCAAAGACAATGATTACCAATATCCagcaaataaacaataaatacacaacaacaatttagcaaataaacaagaacatgacctaaatagaaaatccaacaaattaagTCGCAACAACCTAACAATTTGGCAAATTAAAACACAGCAgcccaacaatttagcaaattatcaacttaacaagttcaagaacagaaaatcacaacaaaagcaaaaaattaaaagtaacataAGAACACAAaaacaattagcaaattaacaagttcacaataacaattaaaatctaccagaagaacactaatgcaagtggaatcatcatgctaatatgTTCTGCAAAGATGTTATTTGTGCAGCTAAAATTTCTTAATTACTATgatccaattattctaatttcacatgcaatcaacttactaaATTTCTGAaagctagaaattataaaaccaaccagaaatatgattaaagcatttcatcaaacatgttgagtgcggtaaaattaaaacgaaataagagaattcaaagcttaATTTCAATGTGACagagaagagaacataactattgtaactttattcagtctatgaaaaaatccaaaccacttccaaatcaaataattacttattgtaatagaaatcAGAAGATGCAGAGTTTGAAGAAGAGcattggtgttgtgtgagtgtattgtctggtggcgggtttagggaactcacggcgacaaaagagagcagttcgacggctgggtggagcgcgcgggttggtcgcagagtttgaaccggagcaacgtggcttccagacgaacCGCGAACTCGAACGGTGAACAGCGAGTGAACGCGAACGGTGAACGCCAAGCGAACGTGAACGGCGAAGAACGCGAACGAAGACGACAGCTGAACGAAGACGTGAACGTGAACGGCAAACAAACGACGACGGAAGGAAggctgagcagacaaagacgacggacgccgagctcgaggaagcagCCGCGATCGGTGACAGCGAACAGGGGTTGAATACTAGGAGCACGAGGGAAGATAGATGACGGATGGCGAACTTTGAgtgcgacggacggcggcagtaTTCCACTCCTTGCGGCGGTGGTGTAGGCTTACAGTGCTGGGTTTGTGGGATTTCTTtctaaatgaaagaaagaaagggagaaagcGAGAAAGAAACGAAGGAGCTTTCCTTTTTTGTGTAAACCGGCCGGGTTCCGCTTCGGTTCGATCGACCGGTTCTCATTCGGTTCAACAGTTTTTTATCGGTTTTTTTATTACCGTTTTACATGCTTGACCAGATTGTTAATATTGTCGGTTCGCAGTTAAATTGGTTCGACCGGCCGGTCCAGTCCGGTTTTTAGAACATTGctctggacacattgtctctgtccatgtctcctctGACAAACACGATTGCCTTATAATTTTATGTCCACTCTTTTTACGAAGGACAACGATGGACACGGAATTTGGAAGAGGAATAGAgactttttttatgattttttttctttttatccatagatattttttattattacacGGTTGccccttcttattttttctaatttgcaTTGTTCTCAGAAACGTACTTTCTTTTTCATGTTCTTTCTCTATCTGTatgttctccttctttctttcttttttaggtactatttcttttttatagaattttttattgAGTTAGATAATTATCATTCTtacttaaatattattttaacattgtattatattattttatttgtaataaaaataataacaaaaataattagtcttcaaatttttgaaagataaatattatcaaagataaaattgttcttttaaaatactaaaaaataatttataagttgtaattgattttatataattttaaaaaaaatcaattttttgaaaagaaaaatcaatttaaaaaaaaataattggttttctaaataaaaatagatttttatgtgcaaaaattaatttttttatgtaaaaatggatttttttaaactaattttttatttaaaattaatttagcttATTAATCTAGacgaaattttttattaatcaaactcagatttatttttttgttaatattaactATATGTATTCCTacgtattaataataaatttaaaaataaaataattttattttaatataaatattattatataattttttattaaaatttttgtccccttcaaatattttttttcaagttctattctcattctctattaaattagtttgtacttgatatagaaaatttgaaattacatgactattttagtcattttatataatattttaatcatgtccatgtgtatccaaacataatattagacattacattagtgtcttgtacatcgtatccaaacacaatatataaagaataatttttaatgtCTCTGTCTTATCGTTTCTGTCTCAATGTCATGTTCTATTCTGTCTTTTAAAAACAAACGCTACCATAATTATTACTTCACAACTATTATTCCAAGGCTTACACCATCATTTCTTTCGttaaaatcattcttcattaCTCATTTTTAACACAAATCAAATCTTAGTCAATCtcaatgataaaaataaatgcTAAATATTTCAAACTATAATTTATATCTTCACATTATCATTCATGAAGAACAAAATAACATAATACTCTTtgcctatttttcttttccttagtAATTTTTTTGGGTTACGTACGATTTTGACACTTAAAATAggagttaaaaatttatttcatctctgacctttttttcgctacaaaatagtCCTCAAAGTGTTACTAAGTTTTAAAACACATTTTTCCCCAAAATCAACCAGAAACAAAATAGAAGCCCAAACTGAACCAAAAcccaccaccattatcatcatggtcatcatcatcatcaaaacttctttaaaatcaaccaaaatcaacCAGAAGAAGAACAGAAGCCCAAGCTGAAccagaacccaccaccaccaccaccattatcatcatggtcatcatcagAAGAACAATAGATAATGAAATCATAAaaagaaatataagaagaagaagaacaacaacaacaatgataatggaatcataagaaaaacaacaaaattcagAACCCACCACCCCTACCCCCACCCAGAACTCAGAAAATCAGAACAATCAAAACTCAGAACTATCAACAAAACTCAAAACTAAAATTCTTCCTCTTTTATTAACAAAACTCATATGcaattacaataataaaaattttccaaattcatcttcaattacaaaaacaaaaaatttataaatataattaccaAAACAAACGACGAGATGAGgtgcgaggaggaggaggaggtacgGCGAGATGAGGGCGACGGCGAGACGATGACGTCGGcgaggacaaggagaaggagacGGCTCGCGGCGCGCGACGTCCACCCTCACAATGAGATCCAGCGACGAAGACTGAACGACGAGGAACGGGAGTGACAGTGGCGAGGAGCAGCGGCGGTGGCCCTTccccttcccttcccccttttctCCCTGAACCAAAACCCAACCCTCCTCCAACTGATACCATCCCCCTTTTCTTTAACCGtgtttcgtttttttttcttttttttagtcaagaatatttttagaataaaaattaaaaatttaataaaaaaacaatttaaaattaagttaaacctATTTCagcttaaaaaaatttatatatggtTCTTCAAATCAtaataatgttcttttattttttacaccAACAATATCCCAAACCCGCTTTACATTCACGTTATTATAATGTTCATTTGTCTTGCCCGCACATCTAGTCAATAGAAAAAACATTATCTTAAcacataaaaaatatcataatttttttccaaaaattttaaaacatcaTGAAGCAAAGCAAAAAAGTTTCAACTTGAGAACACCCTATTCTTCACAACCTTTTCTGCTTCGGTTACAGTCAGATGCCTGATCCCATTTTCCTTCAACCATCTCTTCCCACCAGCAAGACATTCTTGCACTCTGTTTTCATTCAATTTCAACAACTTAAGACCTTCGCTTGATTTTGGAAAAAATCCTTCCGGTCTCAAACACCACGCCCCAAATACCCCAAATAAAACACCAATATCGCTGCTGAATCTTTCGACACCACCATTATGAAATTTTACACTACTTATAAGAATACCATTAAAAATCAATTGATCAATTCCAGCAGCCAAACTTCTCCATACCCCAACAAAATCCCTACTATTCAAAGCTTCTTCTACAACTGACATTTTGCTTTGCAAATAATCTAGGGCATCTATCAGTGTCTTCGACACAGTCCACCCTTCTTCAACCTTTTGCCATTGCCTCTTGTTCTTGATGTAATCTCGAGATCGAGCGTCAAAACCTCTCAAAATAACTAGAGATATCCTTTCAACCCATTCTGTTCTAAAATCTTCTAACTTCTTGATCTCGTCATCCAAGATGACCCTACCAGAACTCTCTGACAAAACTTCGCCATTTCTATCTGCATTACTTGGCAACTCTGCTTTATCATCCAGATCCAGATCCATCTCAAGGAAAAAGACATCCTCAGACCATTCCCTTAATGCAGATTCAAAGTAATGGGCAGCATTGTTGGAAACTGCTACTTTAATTACAGCATCATCATCAGCTAAGGCAGTTAGTCCTTCAGCTTCTTGGCAACGGACAAGTATGGAATCAAAAAATTTTCTTATAATAGGCACACCTGCTAATCTGAGAAATTTGGACCTCAAAGTAACACTTGGTAATGATCTACATCGTTCAATAACAGCTGATAGATGGCGAAGAAATGCACTGGAAATTAGGGGAGACTTGAGATTATCAGTACATGATGAGAGAACTGCAGCTTCAACTTTCTTTCTCCAATTATTCTCATCTTCAATGTCAGGTTTAAGCTTATCAAGGGCATCACCTAGCTCTATTTCTGCCCACAGATCAAGCCAGTCTGGTCTATCACAAAATACAGATAGTGAAGAAATCCTCTGCAACATACCATTGTCATCAGAAAATAGCAAAATTCCAGAACGCTCCACCAAAGACTTGATCCTTTTATCAAAAGCTATCATCAGGTCAATCAGATGCAGCCACGATATTCTAGCAGATGATTGAATACCTGTAACACTCTCCTCTTCTAGTTGACTAATATAACTAGGGAAAATTTCTTTTGCCAAGTATGTTGATAAGGAAGTAACCATTGCTGAAATCCATTCTTCTCTGCAACTATAGCCAATTACTTTTGCTTCATCAATCAAAGGCTGCAACATTTCATCCATTGAATCAACATAATCGCTTGTGATCTTATATACAAGCGTAAATATAAATTCTGGTTTATCAATCCATTTTGAGAAATGTCGCTGGGAAGCCAATGACAAGGGATTTGCAAGCTCTTCAATTACCCAAAGTGGTTGTCGCCGAGCAACCTCCCTATCATGGCCCTCAAGCTGTCTACATTTTCTTTGCCTTTGCAACTCTTGTAGGTTGCACAAAGCAAGAAAGTTTCCAGAGTACTTGAGTCTAACATCTGCTTGCATACGCAGTAGAGGATTCAGTCCTTGATTTGCAGAAGCCAAAGAAGAAAGAGGTGGGGGCCATCCAAGGGAAGCAAGAAGTGCTTGATGATCAGCAATTGCCTGGGGTCTTAAGATAGCTAGAGCTCGATCTACTCTATGATCAGCTGCTGATAAAAGACGCTTCCACTGAGGCTGTGTCTTTGTAATTGAGGTCAATAGTCCTTCTgttgtttttagcatgtttatAGCAACCAGACGCATTTCCTGCAACATTTAGCCGACATCAACGATGTAATGATGCAATAGTTCCCAATGGATATTGGGGTCCATGATAAGAAAGATTTCTCACTTCTGAATTCTGACTAGAAGGCTTCCTCAGGTGTTTGTTTATGGTATGTGATACAGCATcttcaatatcaccaatcaaagTATTAAGTTTCAGCGCTGTTTCTGTAAGAAGCAGCATCAGAGTATTAATAAAAGTTGCACTAGCCGTATACTGAAATAAGCAGCATTATTAAACAAGTATGACCAGTATGATATCTAAGAAATCAGCCTAAGCAAACCAACATATATTTGAGAACCACAAATCCATTTCACAAAAGTAACCACGACACAAGTATTCCATCCAATTCATGCTCTTCTGACAGTGATAATtgaaaaccaaaaaataatactGATAACCAACCTGCATAAAAACGAACGTTCTCCAACCTGGCAACTTCCTTCGCCAAAGCCGCAAGTTCCTCTCTGAAACCCTTGCCATCACCCTCTTCGCCTCTTCCTCCATCTCCACCCAACAACAAACCAATTCAGTTTCGCAAAATTCAAAACACCACAAAAACCCTACAATTAAAcccaaataaaagagaaagatcaATGGAACCGAACCTGGCACGGCGTTGGAAGAGCAAGTGGAGGCAAGGGCACTGAGGCGGTCGTTGACGTCATCCGAGAACGAAGTGTAAGCTGAGAGACCCTCTCCTAGTCGGCGAGTGGACTCGTTCAGAGACCGATCCAACTCGGAGCACTGAGTCTGTAGCTCGGCGACGAGAGTCGAAGCTTCGGAGAGAGCGTCATTGGTGTGGAACTTGCCGTCAAGGAAGGAGAGTGCGGAAGGAGAGAGGTGAGAGGGTGCAGGCAGCGAGTCCATGAACAATGAAATCTCGAAGGTTCTGGATGGAAGTTTCTTAGCGTGCAGTTGTTCTCCGGTGTTAGATTCTGATGAGAGATTGTGTGTAATTATAATccaatacaaattttaaaatgtcttttaaatttaaatctctaCATCAATCAAAATCTAATATAACTTTTaatcttattaattattaacaatttatcactcattaattattatactaatattaaattcattaagatgccaccaaaaaacaaaaaaaaaatttactgaaTTATCTAAATCAATAACAAATATTCGATCATCTGCTGATCTAGTTAATTGATTTAATTCAattaatctatttatttattaaaaacaaagaTGACAAAATTTATTTCTTCTCTAACAATAGAAGTTCTGACAAActtttaacaaaattttcattATAATTTCAATAAAGATTAACAAGGTTTTCAGCTTATCACAATTTTAGCAAGATTTCAGCACAATTTTAACAAAGATCaacaatttttttccaaaaattaacCCAGAAAAAAAGCACAGCAGTGAACTAATCATTTAATGATTCAATCAACACCAAGAATACACATTTCAGAACAGCACATCAGCATAACTAACAATTAAATGATTTATGGAAAGGAAAGCTCTAAGATGGTTCAATCATCCCTAACAACCAGATATGCGATCAATCTTACCAGAATCAAGCAACAATTCAACAATCATCAACCAGAATTTCAGATCCAAAAGTTATATGATTGCAAATTAGTAATTACAATGGAGCAGCAACACAAATTCGGCAACAACAGAACCAACCGCAACAACTAAAAAACTTCATGCCAAAATTCAAAACGCGACCTCACACACTGGATCTGTTGCGCACGAGAGGAATCAGACACATTGAGATGGCGGCGGTGATACGAAGGCGACGGCTACGACGACGAAGCTGCTAGACGAAGACGACGGGTGGCCGTCGAGGCTAGGGTTGCCGTTTGAGCCTTTGAGATGCTTTGTTTGCTGAATCAGGAAGGGGCTATGGGGGGGACGAAGCTGAGCGatggttttctttcttttttttttttaaagtctcGCGAAACGGCGTCGTTTAGTTTGAACTGGGTTCCAGTTCAGATTTCGGCCGTCCGATTCCCGTCTGGTTCGGCAGTTTGCTTCCGGTTCACGTCTGAGCGGTTTCTGTATATGAACCGAATCATTTCCCTTACGCTCTGCGATGAGGCGTTAATGAGAACGGCGCCATTGAATGGAGAGTACAGCATCAAATTCATTCATTTAAGATCCAAGGAATGAAGGAGGTTGTGAAGGTAAGAGGAACATTGCGGTGGCCAGGGAGTGATCAAGCTGTCCGCGCAAGGTCTGTCGAACAATGGCGTGCACGGGATGGACCAGGCAAAGATTGAAGCAGCAACAAGGAAGGGTACCAAGCTTGGTTGGAAGatttagggcttgtttgggtgagtttctaagaaaagatcttttttcgaattatctttttttaaaagatcttatagagaagtaaaagtaattttatgtttggatatctcatgtaaaaagatctttttatctatcaattatgtttgggtataacaatataaaagtattttttgtttatttattacatgaaaaacatcttaaAAAAGATCTTAAAACATCttgtaaaaacattttttttttttaaggaaaaaagatcttttaaaaaaagatgtaaattacagctttttaaaaaagatcttttttgattttactagtgcttttacttttactactagaaatttgtccaacacgttaaaaaataaaaaagatcttttttcattgaaaaagatctttttttaacaaaataatgacgTCCAAACATACACTTAATGGAGTTCCCCGGCGAAAGAAGAACACTGACCGATAGGACTTCACCAGAATCTATCTCGTTAACCTCTGAGGCGGAACTTCTTGCCGAGGTGATGCCAGCAGAGAGACC
Coding sequences within it:
- the LOC112800140 gene encoding RINT1-like protein MAG2 isoform X1 produces the protein MIVELLLDSESNTGEQLHAKKLPSRTFEISLFMDSLPAPSHLSPSALSFLDGKFHTNDALSEASTLVAELQTQCSELDRSLNESTRRLGEGLSAYTSFSDDVNDRLSALASTCSSNAVPDGGRGEEGDGKGFREELAALAKEVARLENVRFYAETALKLNTLIGDIEDAVSHTINKHLRKPSSQNSEEMRLVAINMLKTTEGLLTSITKTQPQWKRLLSAADHRVDRALAILRPQAIADHQALLASLGWPPPLSSLASANQGLNPLLRMQADVRLKYSGNFLALCNLQELQRQRKCRQLEGHDREVARRQPLWVIEELANPLSLASQRHFSKWIDKPEFIFTLVYKITSDYVDSMDEMLQPLIDEAKVIGYSCREEWISAMVTSLSTYLAKEIFPSYISQLEEESVTGIQSSARISWLHLIDLMIAFDKRIKSLVERSGILLFSDDNGMLQRISSLSVFCDRPDWLDLWAEIELGDALDKLKPDIEDENNWRKKVEAAVLSSCTDNLKSPLISSAFLRHLSAVIERCRSLPSVTLRSKFLRLAGVPIIRKFFDSILVRCQEAEGLTALADDDAVIKVAVSNNAAHYFESALREWSEDVFFLEMDLDLDDKAELPSNADRNGEVLSESSGRVILDDEIKKLEDFRTEWVERISLVILRGFDARSRDYIKNKRQWQKVEEGWTVSKTLIDALDYLQSKMSVVEEALNSRDFVGVWRSLAAGIDQLIFNGILISSVKFHNGGVERFSSDIGVLFGVFGAWCLRPEGFFPKSSEGLKLLKLNENRVQECLAGGKRWLKENGIRHLTVTEAEKVVKNRVFSS
- the LOC112800138 gene encoding uncharacterized protein, whose amino-acid sequence is MVQWQRHFLPVFRQIAHTATTSSPQGKGLTTLTARTILLPSISSRSPVYHSFQYQGISGSTCLLSKSSNLEQTPTSSPLALTSFLGSKEAQDQKQTPVKKERVQAVMSKIKQSPKKVNLVAALVRGMLVKDALLQLQVTVKRASRTVYQGITQAQGNAVNNHGLDAERLIVAEAFVGKGLFRKKVSYHSKGRAGIKVKPECRLTVVVREITAEEEAKIARLKVHNFRKLTKREKRLVPHQLIVSNPVWGRKNKSSDRNSSATAA
- the LOC112800140 gene encoding RINT1-like protein MAG2 isoform X2 → MDSLPAPSHLSPSALSFLDGKFHTNDALSEASTLVAELQTQCSELDRSLNESTRRLGEGLSAYTSFSDDVNDRLSALASTCSSNAVPDGGRGEEGDGKGFREELAALAKEVARLENVRFYAETALKLNTLIGDIEDAVSHTINKHLRKPSSQNSEEMRLVAINMLKTTEGLLTSITKTQPQWKRLLSAADHRVDRALAILRPQAIADHQALLASLGWPPPLSSLASANQGLNPLLRMQADVRLKYSGNFLALCNLQELQRQRKCRQLEGHDREVARRQPLWVIEELANPLSLASQRHFSKWIDKPEFIFTLVYKITSDYVDSMDEMLQPLIDEAKVIGYSCREEWISAMVTSLSTYLAKEIFPSYISQLEEESVTGIQSSARISWLHLIDLMIAFDKRIKSLVERSGILLFSDDNGMLQRISSLSVFCDRPDWLDLWAEIELGDALDKLKPDIEDENNWRKKVEAAVLSSCTDNLKSPLISSAFLRHLSAVIERCRSLPSVTLRSKFLRLAGVPIIRKFFDSILVRCQEAEGLTALADDDAVIKVAVSNNAAHYFESALREWSEDVFFLEMDLDLDDKAELPSNADRNGEVLSESSGRVILDDEIKKLEDFRTEWVERISLVILRGFDARSRDYIKNKRQWQKVEEGWTVSKTLIDALDYLQSKMSVVEEALNSRDFVGVWRSLAAGIDQLIFNGILISSVKFHNGGVERFSSDIGVLFGVFGAWCLRPEGFFPKSSEGLKLLKLNENRVQECLAGGKRWLKENGIRHLTVTEAEKVVKNRVFSS